In Chryseobacterium camelliae, one DNA window encodes the following:
- the lptC gene encoding LPS export ABC transporter periplasmic protein LptC, whose translation MKFLRNIFIKKNIAYLFSCAIFFMTMSCEEDLTKSKDNQSRNFPSEIINNAHITKRDSGFVTMKAFAPIIEKYELIDSPYIVAKKGIDIEFFDKKKPKVPGKITAKYARIFEYKKFYEAKGNVRITTNEGQRFAMQSVYWDQRKNRIYTHDTVYVTMEDGSTLVGAKGMTAKDDFSEYTFFDNTGNFSAKQLSENKR comes from the coding sequence ATGAAATTCCTGAGAAACATATTCATAAAAAAAAATATAGCATACCTTTTCAGTTGTGCTATATTTTTTATGACCATGTCCTGTGAGGAAGACCTTACCAAATCCAAAGACAACCAGAGCCGGAACTTTCCTTCAGAGATCATCAACAATGCCCATATCACCAAAAGGGATTCAGGGTTTGTAACGATGAAGGCCTTTGCTCCGATCATAGAAAAATATGAGCTGATTGACAGCCCGTATATCGTGGCCAAAAAAGGGATCGACATTGAATTTTTCGACAAGAAAAAACCTAAGGTTCCGGGAAAGATTACCGCAAAATATGCCCGCATTTTCGAATATAAAAAATTCTATGAAGCCAAGGGCAATGTGAGGATCACCACCAATGAAGGACAGCGGTTTGCCATGCAAAGCGTGTACTGGGACCAGAGAAAAAACCGGATTTATACACATGATACGGTATACGTGACCATGGAAGACGGTTCTACCCTGGTGGGCGCTAAGGGAATGACCGCCAAAGACGATTTTTCCGAATATACGTTCTTCGATAATACCGGGAATTTCAGTGCAAAACAACTTTCAGAAAACAAACGATAA
- a CDS encoding DHA2 family efflux MFS transporter permease subunit codes for MQDSLVEYGARRVIITITAILCALLEIVDSTIVNVALNEMKGNLGATLSEVGWVITAYAIGNVIIVPMTSWLSQQFGRRNYFAASIIIFTVFSFLCGNATNIWELVFFRLMQGIGGGALLVTSQTIITESYPIEKRSMAQAIYGLGVIIGPTLGPPLGGYIVDNYSWPYIFYINIPIGIAATLMTLQFVRSPKYAEKRRISDVDWIGIALLAVTVGSLQFILERGHEEDWFESGMIITFTATAVIGFILFLWRELTFKYPIVELRVLKNGNLRIGTIMSFVLGFGLYGSTFVVPLYTQSILGWTALQSGALMIPAALTTAFMMPIIGKLLTKGAKQQILVALGFFIFFIYSFWGYKILTPDTGKDAFFWMLIVRGAGLGLLFIPITSLSLSTLKGQEIGQGAAFTGMMRQLGGSFGIAAITTFIANESQKHRVNLISHLDENSFDVQQRLNGLKASFIAKGMTPDAAMNAAYKMMDLSVTKQATVLSYMDVFLYLGLVFLICIPFILFIKERKSKEKIDLSNVH; via the coding sequence ATGCAGGATTCATTAGTAGAATACGGAGCCCGGAGGGTGATCATCACGATTACCGCTATTCTGTGTGCTTTGCTTGAAATTGTAGACTCTACCATTGTGAATGTGGCGCTCAACGAGATGAAAGGGAATCTTGGAGCTACGCTTTCCGAAGTGGGATGGGTTATTACCGCCTACGCTATCGGTAACGTAATCATTGTGCCGATGACCAGCTGGCTGTCACAGCAGTTTGGGAGAAGGAACTACTTTGCAGCGTCCATTATCATCTTTACCGTCTTCTCATTTCTCTGCGGAAATGCAACCAACATCTGGGAGCTCGTGTTCTTCAGGCTGATGCAGGGGATAGGAGGAGGAGCACTCCTGGTAACTTCACAGACGATCATTACGGAATCTTACCCGATTGAGAAAAGAAGTATGGCGCAGGCCATTTATGGGCTGGGAGTAATTATCGGCCCTACATTGGGCCCGCCGTTAGGAGGGTATATCGTAGATAACTACAGCTGGCCGTATATTTTCTATATCAATATTCCAATCGGGATTGCAGCTACCTTGATGACGCTTCAGTTTGTAAGAAGCCCGAAATATGCAGAAAAACGTAGAATATCGGATGTAGACTGGATCGGGATTGCTTTACTGGCAGTTACCGTAGGCTCTTTGCAGTTTATCCTGGAAAGAGGACATGAAGAAGACTGGTTTGAGAGCGGCATGATCATAACCTTTACTGCAACTGCAGTCATAGGATTTATTCTCTTCCTCTGGAGGGAGCTTACTTTTAAATATCCTATTGTGGAACTGAGGGTGCTCAAAAACGGGAACCTCCGGATCGGTACTATAATGTCTTTTGTGCTCGGATTCGGGCTGTATGGTTCCACCTTTGTTGTTCCGCTTTATACCCAGAGTATTCTGGGCTGGACAGCCCTCCAATCGGGTGCATTGATGATCCCGGCGGCACTGACTACCGCTTTCATGATGCCGATTATTGGAAAGCTCCTCACCAAAGGGGCCAAACAGCAGATCCTGGTAGCCCTCGGCTTTTTCATATTCTTCATTTACAGTTTCTGGGGATATAAAATCCTTACCCCGGATACCGGGAAGGATGCTTTCTTCTGGATGCTGATCGTAAGAGGAGCCGGATTAGGGTTATTGTTTATCCCGATTACCTCACTTTCACTGAGTACGCTGAAGGGGCAGGAAATCGGTCAGGGAGCTGCTTTTACCGGAATGATGAGGCAGTTGGGAGGTTCCTTCGGGATTGCGGCAATCACCACGTTCATTGCCAATGAAAGCCAGAAACACAGGGTCAACCTGATTTCCCATCTGGATGAAAACAGTTTTGATGTGCAGCAACGTCTGAACGGATTGAAAGCAAGCTTTATCGCGAAAGGGATGACGCCGGATGCGGCCATGAATGCAGCATATAAGATGATGGATCTCTCTGTAACCAAACAGGCTACCGTACTTTCCTATATGGACGTGTTTCTGTATCTGGGATTGGTATTCCTGATCTGTATCCCGTTCATCCTATTTATTAAGGAAAGGAAAAGCAAAGAAAAAATAGATCTCAGCAACGTACATTAA
- a CDS encoding TolC family protein, whose amino-acid sequence MSREGEDIKPVEYYINTARENRKDLQALEKQRQAAALGTKSAKAENLPSIAFTGGYVAADIPKFLTIYNAVNVGVGISYNLSNIWKENSSLKQSKAREMQLAATNELLNDNIKLDVNREYQNTDYSKKRIAVFEKSAEQANENYRITKNKYDNGLATMTELLDADAAQIAANVGVINAKADAALAYRKLLQTTGTLTNK is encoded by the coding sequence ATATCGAGAGAAGGCGAAGATATTAAGCCGGTAGAATATTATATCAATACCGCAAGGGAAAACCGTAAAGATCTTCAGGCCCTGGAAAAACAGAGACAGGCTGCTGCGCTCGGAACAAAATCCGCAAAAGCAGAGAATCTTCCTTCCATCGCCTTTACAGGAGGTTATGTGGCGGCAGATATACCTAAGTTTCTGACCATTTACAACGCAGTGAACGTGGGCGTGGGAATTTCATATAACCTGTCTAATATCTGGAAAGAAAACTCATCATTAAAACAGTCTAAAGCCCGTGAAATGCAGCTGGCAGCAACCAATGAACTGCTCAATGATAACATTAAGCTTGATGTTAACAGAGAATACCAGAATACAGATTATTCCAAAAAGAGAATTGCTGTCTTCGAGAAATCTGCTGAGCAGGCCAATGAGAATTACAGGATTACCAAAAACAAATATGACAACGGCCTTGCCACTATGACAGAACTATTGGATGCAGACGCAGCACAGATCGCGGCCAATGTAGGGGTGATCAATGCAAAAGCAGATGCAGCGCTGGCCTACAGAAAACTATTACAGACAACAGGAACTTTAACAAATAAATAA
- a CDS encoding TetR/AcrR family transcriptional regulator produces MVSKEENILFAAERLFAEKGFEGTSTREIAKAANVNISMISYYFGSKEKLYEKLVEYRMNEGQFLSKDIMERTDIDEWVKIEKLVDQFTERVKVHKCFYRIMQREQLHTKSLQIIEFLKQTKLSFIGLYSQILEAGLKNGVFTKRPPIYLLHSTVSGTLFYASNAKEMYKEFLNNTDDEDVFDEKYYSELNTHIKYILKDLLGYEENK; encoded by the coding sequence ATGGTATCAAAAGAAGAAAATATACTGTTTGCTGCAGAGCGCCTTTTTGCCGAAAAGGGGTTTGAAGGAACCTCCACCCGGGAAATAGCCAAAGCAGCTAATGTAAATATCTCTATGATCTCCTATTATTTCGGTTCTAAGGAAAAGTTGTATGAAAAGCTTGTGGAATACAGGATGAATGAAGGGCAGTTCCTTTCTAAGGATATCATGGAAAGGACCGATATCGATGAATGGGTAAAAATAGAGAAACTGGTAGATCAGTTTACAGAAAGGGTAAAGGTACACAAGTGCTTTTACAGGATCATGCAGCGGGAACAGCTCCATACCAAAAGCCTGCAGATTATAGAATTTCTGAAACAGACGAAATTGAGTTTTATCGGACTGTATTCGCAGATACTGGAAGCGGGGCTGAAGAACGGGGTATTTACCAAGCGGCCTCCCATTTACCTGTTGCATTCTACCGTGAGCGGAACTCTGTTCTATGCATCGAATGCCAAGGAAATGTATAAGGAATTTTTAAACAATACTGATGATGAAGATGTTTTTGATGAAAAATATTACAGCGAACTCAATACACACATTAAATACATATTAAAAGACCTTTTAGGTTATGAAGAAAATAAATAA
- a CDS encoding TolC family protein, with amino-acid sequence MYLPLKPNINIKLPGVAGGGPEVHQVAYGSANLSIPIYSGGRIKYGIESAKYLVEASKLNTESDKTAIAYNVAEAYNNLFKANQAIKVLEENLTASQQRDETFLKLENNGVIARNDRLKANLQTSNIELQLLEAKNNYNIANINMDLLLGIPETTEIEVDQNYIERRRRY; translated from the coding sequence ATGTACCTCCCTCTGAAACCCAATATCAACATTAAACTACCGGGTGTTGCCGGAGGTGGTCCTGAAGTCCATCAGGTTGCCTACGGGTCGGCTAACCTTAGTATTCCGATCTACAGCGGTGGAAGAATAAAATATGGGATTGAATCTGCAAAATACCTTGTAGAAGCTTCCAAGCTCAACACCGAAAGTGATAAAACAGCTATCGCTTATAATGTTGCCGAGGCTTACAATAACCTTTTCAAAGCCAACCAGGCGATAAAGGTACTGGAAGAAAACCTTACTGCATCACAGCAAAGGGATGAGACTTTCCTTAAGCTTGAAAACAATGGTGTCATTGCGAGAAATGACCGTTTGAAAGCCAATCTTCAGACGTCCAACATCGAGCTCCAGCTGCTGGAAGCCAAAAACAACTATAATATTGCCAATATCAATATGGACCTGTTGTTAGGGATTCCGGAAACTACCGAAATAGAAGTAGACCAGAACTATATCGAGAGAAGGCGAAGATATTAA
- a CDS encoding DNA polymerase III subunit, with amino-acid sequence MNWEHIAGQENLKKLLRDSIDENRVSHAQLFVGKEGYGTFPLALAYAREILQREHEHAASKVEHLNHLDLHFSFPVYTDNKNSLSKSKFESFRDMMISSPYSSYDDWTAFLDSENKQLFISADEVDDQNQKFSLKSFEGGTKILIVWRADKMNVAAANKFLKFLEEPPAKTVIILTAESSNDILPTILSRTQIVEVPRITDEDLEQYLTSRHSVNAEKAKEIIHEAQGNINDALKLLRSGSKNEEFERLFVQWVRDAFQVKKKPQQLRSIISWARDIAGWNREKQKNFLDYCSEIFRLALLQNYQSENLVYKKINANGFNWPGFSKFISGANIESILEEINTADLHLTRNGNPKIIWTDLGIKLSRYIHKST; translated from the coding sequence ATGAATTGGGAGCACATTGCCGGACAGGAGAATCTGAAAAAGCTTCTCCGGGACAGTATCGATGAAAACAGGGTTAGCCATGCCCAGCTTTTTGTAGGAAAAGAAGGGTACGGAACCTTTCCTTTAGCACTGGCCTATGCCAGGGAAATCCTGCAGCGTGAGCATGAGCATGCTGCTTCAAAAGTGGAGCATCTCAATCATCTTGACCTGCATTTCAGTTTCCCGGTTTATACCGATAACAAAAACTCCTTAAGCAAAAGTAAGTTCGAGTCCTTCAGGGATATGATGATCAGTTCTCCTTATTCAAGCTATGACGACTGGACGGCTTTCCTGGATTCGGAAAACAAGCAGCTTTTTATCTCGGCTGATGAAGTGGATGATCAGAATCAGAAATTCTCCCTGAAAAGCTTTGAAGGAGGTACAAAGATCCTGATTGTATGGCGGGCTGATAAAATGAATGTGGCTGCGGCCAATAAATTCCTGAAGTTCCTGGAAGAGCCACCTGCTAAAACCGTCATTATCCTTACCGCAGAAAGCAGTAACGATATCCTGCCGACCATCCTTTCACGGACACAGATCGTAGAAGTACCAAGAATCACAGATGAGGACCTTGAACAGTATCTTACCAGCCGTCACTCCGTGAATGCAGAAAAAGCAAAAGAAATCATCCATGAAGCTCAGGGAAACATAAATGATGCCCTTAAGCTGCTGCGTTCAGGAAGTAAAAATGAAGAATTCGAAAGGCTGTTTGTCCAGTGGGTGCGGGATGCGTTTCAGGTAAAGAAGAAGCCTCAACAACTGAGGAGCATCATCTCCTGGGCAAGGGATATTGCAGGGTGGAACAGGGAAAAGCAGAAAAATTTCCTCGATTACTGTTCAGAAATATTCAGACTGGCTTTGCTTCAGAACTACCAGTCGGAAAACCTGGTGTACAAAAAGATCAATGCCAACGGTTTTAACTGGCCCGGATTTTCAAAATTTATCAGCGGTGCGAATATTGAGAGCATTCTGGAAGAGATCAATACCGCAGATCTGCACCTTACCCGTAACGGAAATCCTAAAATTATCTGGACGGACCTTGGAATAAAGCTGTCCCGCTACATTCATAAAAGCACCTGA
- a CDS encoding HlyD family secretion protein, which yields MENNTTPSAEPKKKKSLVFPIILAVVLIGGGIYGYNTYTYRQSHEETDDAQITSNMAPVISKISGYVTEVKVKDNQFVKKGDTLVILDNRDQKMALEQAEAALSTAKSNISNAQASTTATSKNIGSSQAAVTTANAQIEAAKVNVWKTTQDLKRYANLVKDHSITEQQYEQALAAKQTADRQLQVLIDQRNQIAQQTNIASSQTAASSQQISVAGSVAKQREVDVENAKLNLSYTVILAPEDGYVGKVPIQAGQYLQAGAQLFALVKNDQKWVVANFKETQVDKMVEGQKVKIEIDAFPDQEFEGVVSSFSPATGATFSILPPDNASGNFVKVVQRLPVKIDFVNLDKNIAKRLRTGMNVKVEVSLK from the coding sequence ATGGAAAATAATACTACACCATCAGCGGAACCAAAAAAGAAAAAAAGTCTGGTTTTCCCTATTATCCTGGCGGTTGTTTTAATCGGAGGAGGAATTTACGGGTATAATACCTACACTTATAGACAGTCTCATGAAGAAACGGATGATGCACAGATCACTTCCAATATGGCGCCGGTAATTTCTAAGATATCGGGTTATGTAACGGAAGTGAAGGTGAAAGATAACCAGTTTGTAAAAAAAGGGGATACTTTAGTGATCTTGGACAATAGGGATCAGAAAATGGCGCTTGAGCAGGCTGAGGCAGCACTGTCAACCGCAAAAAGCAATATCTCCAATGCCCAAGCTTCCACTACAGCAACTTCCAAGAACATAGGTTCTTCACAGGCAGCGGTAACTACAGCCAATGCACAAATTGAAGCTGCTAAAGTCAATGTTTGGAAAACCACTCAGGATCTTAAGAGATATGCCAACCTTGTAAAAGACCATTCTATCACCGAGCAGCAGTATGAGCAGGCTTTAGCGGCAAAACAGACCGCCGACAGACAGCTGCAGGTTTTAATTGACCAGAGAAACCAGATCGCACAGCAGACCAATATCGCCTCTTCCCAGACGGCAGCCAGCTCACAACAAATCAGCGTAGCAGGTTCGGTAGCTAAACAACGTGAAGTAGATGTGGAGAATGCTAAGTTAAACCTCTCATATACCGTTATCCTGGCTCCTGAAGACGGCTATGTCGGAAAAGTTCCTATCCAGGCCGGACAATATCTACAAGCCGGAGCACAACTTTTTGCTTTGGTTAAAAATGACCAGAAGTGGGTAGTGGCCAACTTTAAAGAAACCCAAGTTGATAAAATGGTAGAAGGACAGAAGGTGAAGATAGAAATTGATGCTTTCCCTGATCAGGAATTTGAAGGAGTAGTAAGCTCATTCTCACCTGCAACAGGAGCTACGTTCTCTATTCTCCCTCCCGATAATGCCAGTGGTAACTTCGTCAAAGTGGTGCAAAGGCTTCCTGTGAAGATTGATTTCGTGAACCTTGACAAGAACATTGCTAAAAGGCTGAGAACCGGGATGAACGTGAAAGTGGAGGTTTCCCTTAAATAG